TTCTCATGCAATTGTCGCAGACGGACGCACAACGCCCCGCGCAACCGTCCCGTGAATCATGTCCGACAGGCGCGATCGGAAACCTTTCCATCAGTCGCGTGATTTGCGGCGGAAACCTGATTGGCGGCTGGGCCCACAGCCGTGACCTCATCTATGTTTCGCGCTTGTTCAAAGCCTACAACACCGACGCAAAAATCATGGAAACGCTTCAGGTTTGCGAAGAGCACGGTGTCAACGCGATCCTTACAAATCCCGTTTCCGGCCCTGTAATCAACCGTTACTGGCGCGAGCGCGGCGGAAAGATACAATGGATTTCCGAAGTGCATCCCATGCCGGCCAACGTCAAAGCCAGCGTAACGGCCGTGGTGGACAACGGCGCCTGCATGGCGTATATTCAGGGCGCGGTGGGCGATCGGCTGATCAAGATGGGACACCTCGATACCCTCGCGCAGACCGTCGAGTTTATCAAGGCATGTGGTGTGCCTGCCGGGGTCGGCGCCCATTCCCTTGACGTCGTGCTCGAATGCGAAAAAGCGGGCGTCAATCCCGATTTCTATGTCAAGACGCTTCACTCCAACGACTATTGGTCACGTCGGCGGCCCGATCAGCCCACGGAAGTCATCGAAGATCGCCACGACAATTTCTGGTGCCACGAACCGGAAAAGACCATTGCCGCGATGAAAATGGTCGAAAAACCATGGATCGCGTTCAAGGTGCTTGCCGCGGGCGCCATCCCGCCGGAAATCGGTTTTCGTTATGCCTTTGAAAACGGGGCGGACTTTATTTGCGTGGGCATGTTCGATTTCCAAGTCGCCGAAGATGTTGCCGTCGCGCGAAGAATTCTCGCGGAAACCCGGCGCGAACGTCCTTGGCGGGCGTGAATATTCACGCGCCGATAATTCCGGTTTGGATGCCGGACCTGCCCTGAATCCTGGTCATGATTGCGGCAGGAGACCGAAGACTTTGTCCGCGAAGCGGATGATCGAATCGAACGGACATTCCATTTTCTCGCAGCCGATGAGGAAATGTATAATGGAACTTCACTTTGGCGCATTTGCAGGCACGGTGACCGGGCAACGATATGCGGCCTGACACGGGCCAGGAAACAACGCGGACGGATTGACGGTTCCCAGGAAGAATCATGGCAATCGAAAAAAGGCTGGCCCCGAACCCGTTTGAGGTGGACAAGGCGGCGCCGCGTGTTTTTGTGACATGGGGCGCGGGACCTTATGAGAACACGCGCAACGTTCTGCAGCGCATCGATCTGTCTCCCGCCGCCGGACGCAGGGTCTTGTTGAAGCCAAATGCCGGACGCCTTGTGGAGCCGTTGAAGGGTGTCAACACCCACCCGGAGGTCATTGCCGCCGCCATTGACGCCTTCCGGGAGGCCGGGGCCGATGTCGCGATCGGCGAAAGCCCCATCACGGGCGTAAAGGCCCTTGAAGCCTTTGATCTGTGTGGGATTACGGCCGTGGCCGAAAAGCGACACTGTCCGCTGATTGACATGGACGCGCGCCCCTACGTTCCAATGACCATTCCCGACGGCGTGGCCATCCACAACATCAAAGTGTGCCCGGAAGTATTCGAGTATGACATCATTGTGTCCATTCCCGTGATGAAGATGCACATGCACACAGGGGTGACGTTGGCCGTCAAGAATATGAAGGGATGCCTGTGGCGCCGCTCGAAAGTGGACCTTCACATGCTGCCGTCACTCCCCGGATGGAACGAAAAGCCTCTCGATATCGCCATTGCCGACATGTCGTCGGTGCTGCGGCCGCATCTCTCCATCATTGACGGCAGCATCGGCATGGAGGGTCTCGGCCCGAGCGCGGGCGAGGCGAAGGAACTCGGCGCGATTGTGGCCGGCGTGGATCCCTTCGCGGTGGATGCCGTCGCTTGCGAATTAATGGGAGTGTCGGCGATTGAAATTCCCCATCTTCGGATGGGCGCCGACCGGGGGCATGGCGTTATCAACGGCAGTAAGATCCACGTCTTGCCGGAAAACTGGCGTGATGCCGGCAACCCTTTCGCGTTGCCCCCGAAAAACCTCTCGCTCGAATTTTCAAACGTCAACGTGCTCGACGATCAATCGTGCAGCGCATGCCAGGCCAGCCTCATGCTGTTTCTCCGAAAACACGGGAAACGCTTGTTTGGCGAAAACGCGGAAAACGCAAGAGTACCCATTGCCATAGGGAAAGGCCACGCTTCCCTGCCGCCCGGCGCCCTCTGCGTCGGCAATTGCACGGCCAGGCACCGCGAAGGCAATCCTTTTGTCCCCGGATGTCCTCCGGTTGTAAGCGAGATTCTGAACGTCTGCAACGAGTATTTCAAGTTGGCGCCGGATGATCCAACCGTTCCGGACGCCAAGGCGGACCACGCATGCAAAACGGCAAAAAGATCGGACGATCGGCGATAATCCAATAGTGATCGGTTGCTCAAGAAACTCTATATTGAATCGTGTGGATCAACCGCGGAAAGATTCTGCCGCTGATCCCTTATTTTGATCGGATTGAAATTGGTGACCAAGGATTCATCTATCGCTGGTTATGGTTTACAGCCCATGTTGTCGGCAAGGGTGGAGAACACTACTTTTTCGGGGTCTTGGCTGTTGGCGGCGCTGGCGGCTATGATGATCTCGACCGGTGGAATGGCCGGCGAAAGACTTTGCGATCACGAGGCGGTGTTCGATGCGCAGGGGCGATTACTGCCGTGGACGTCCTATGACCGGATTGTTCGTGGGAGCATGGAATATGTGAAACACTGCTTCACGGTTCGAACAACGCTCGGCGACGATCCGTGGTTTCTTGTCACGTCGAGTCTGACGCCCGAGGCCACGTTCAAGAACAACCAGAACAACCAGGGATCGAACGTCTACTATGCCGCCGAGACGCTCGCGCGATATTACGCCTATTGCGGCGACAAGGATATTTTCAAGCCGGTTCGCCTCCTGCTTGACCGGGTGCTTATGTTCCATACGCCCGGCGATTGGGCATGGCCGAATGTTCCGCGCACGCAGGACGACACGCCGGACGGCGAATACACCGATGAAACCTCCGAGCCGGACAAGATGTGCATGGTCGGATCAGGGTATCTCCGGTTTTACAAACTGACCGGCGAAAGGAAGTATCTCGACGCGGCGCTGGAGATTGCGAAGACTGTCGCGGGGAAGATACGGGATGGCGATGCGGATCGATCGCCGTTGCCGTTCCGTGTGAATCTTAAAACAGGTGAAGTCCTCGAACCCTATTCG
Above is a genomic segment from Candidatus Hydrogenedentota bacterium containing:
- a CDS encoding DUF362 domain-containing protein, encoding MAIEKRLAPNPFEVDKAAPRVFVTWGAGPYENTRNVLQRIDLSPAAGRRVLLKPNAGRLVEPLKGVNTHPEVIAAAIDAFREAGADVAIGESPITGVKALEAFDLCGITAVAEKRHCPLIDMDARPYVPMTIPDGVAIHNIKVCPEVFEYDIIVSIPVMKMHMHTGVTLAVKNMKGCLWRRSKVDLHMLPSLPGWNEKPLDIAIADMSSVLRPHLSIIDGSIGMEGLGPSAGEAKELGAIVAGVDPFAVDAVACELMGVSAIEIPHLRMGADRGHGVINGSKIHVLPENWRDAGNPFALPPKNLSLEFSNVNVLDDQSCSACQASLMLFLRKHGKRLFGENAENARVPIAIGKGHASLPPGALCVGNCTARHREGNPFVPGCPPVVSEILNVCNEYFKLAPDDPTVPDAKADHACKTAKRSDDRR